The DNA window CAAGCTCGGTCAGAATTTTCATAGGTGCAGGTGGAGGAAGGTCTTCAGTAATTATGCAATGCGATATGTTGAGCACTTTCAACTGTGTTAACCCCTCCAAGAGAATAACCAAAGCATGTTTAGATAACTCCGTACACCTCACACTCAACACTTTCAAGTTTGGAAGAAATGATACTAGTGTAGATGCAAACAGAATATCACAAGTCCCCATGATTTTGAGCTCAGAAAATTTTTTGCAACTCCTTGCAATTTTCTTGATGACATAGGCAGGTTTTTCTAAACTAGGCATCGTCAGTGATTCAAGATCTTTCCATTTACGAATAGCACGGCGTATTGCTGGCTTTTCTAGTTTTTCCCAAGCAGGCATAACAAGGCGTTTAAGCCGTGGACACCTGAAAAAGAGGAGATTTAATTAGCTGTCGTATTCAGTTTCACAGTAATTTTTGCTTCTCCTGTGTTAGGTGTTTGGCCATACATTCACTTATTTATGGAGTTGGAAATGAAAATGGAGTTATGTTTGGTTACACTTTCCGCAAAAATTATTTAGAATAATATCATGCTTGAATGTACTGCTCAAATTTGAGATATAACTTCAAAAGTGAAAGTGAGTTAGAAAACAGGTTGTATGTTGTTtccaaatttgaaatacaacttcaagttgaatttgaaattttcatggccaaacaactgatttttcaaataaatcgAAAAATTACTCCGGAAAAAAGTGAATATTTTCATGAACTCTGAAACGATGCTTGCTGTACAGTTTTTTGATCTAAGGTATAGTATTATAGAAAGATAAAAGTTTGTCAGGGGAATACCTATTGGCAGTATAAGTCAACTGATTCTCGTCAACATACAAATTGTAATGGAAGATCAATGTTTCTATGTTTCCACGACTGAGGTTCATGCAAATCTGTAGAAGGCGGGTCAATTTTTCACGAGACGGAGTGTCCACAAATACATATGGCTCTATTGAAATTCTGATGAAATTTGATTGCAACACCGACAAGTCAAGCGTTTTCCAGAGAAGTGGATCAGAACAAGCCAATTGCCATGCACGACAAACTTGAGGAATTGCATATGTCAACTGGAAAAGGTCAAAGGACTGGAGTATCTTCACCAAGATATTACTATCAAGGTCCTCCCATCTCCTTACAGGAGCATCTCCTTTATCCATAACAACAGCTTCAATCTCCTAAACTCCTGTAGAAACAAGAAAGGTTATTACTTCACTAGATCCATGAAGAATATTTGAATTTCTGATGTCAAATTGATGTAGCTGATTGTCATTTTGTGTTCTAGTGAATATGCTCAGACCATGAAGAATAAAATGTTAAGCCCTgcaatatgaagaaacatagaAGAGTGTACAAATACGTCTGAGGAAGGTGAAAAAACTAGGAAACTATAACCTGGAACTTAAGTCGGCTGTAGATAACGACAGAGAACTAAGTTCTTTCTGGCATAGCTGATGGAAGTATAACATTTTGGATAAAAATAATCACAACTGAAAGCAAAATCATACAAAAAAGGAGGAAGTAACACTGATTTGCACATAAAATTCCCTAAAGAGGAAAATTCAATGTCCTAAGCATTCCGATGGATAAACTGAAGACTTGTTATATGTTTTGAAGGGCAAGACAAGTACAAAGAGAACTGGGGAATGGAACAGGTGTGTGCTGAAAAAGCTGCATATAGTTTCCAGGAACCAAATAGAAGGGAATGTGAAAGCACAATACTTCATCCCTTCTATTTTACTTGAATAggaaccaaaaataaataagttaacaTGGTTTGTGCATTTAAGTAATTCCTAAAGCTGGTCAAAGATAATAACAATACAAGTACAAGTACAATAATAACAATGGCTTAATCTCAAAATTTTGGAATAGATTGTATGGTCCCTTTGTAATCATTCCGCTATACGTGGGTTCAAATTTTCAATACTACTTTACAACAACTTAAATGGAGTGATATGGACATTGAGGTTTCATATAGCCAACCCTAACTGGTTTGGGATTGTTAGTTGTACTTTACAATAGCTATActtcaaacctaaactaattgAGGTCGGTTATATGAACACTCAATATACATTCAGTTCCATTTGGAGCAGTTTCATTCCAATACTCAGATAGTTATTAAGGGAGGTGTAGTTGTACTTTACAATAGCTATActtcaaacctaaactaattgAGGTTGGCTATACGAACACTCAATATACACTCCGTTCCATTTGGAGCAGTTTCATGTCAAtactcaaataattattaagGATACTCTATTACCAAAGGCTTTCTATATTTTATACCAAAATACAAATCAGTAATGAACTAAAAAGACTCTTGGCAAACAACATACTTGATACAAGTGTAGCAACATAAAATAAACCTTAATCCTAACCATTGGAATTACCTATGGATCTTGTgcttcatttatattttatatttagctAATTTCACAAGAATCTCGAAATTGTAAGTCTTTTGGGATAACCTTGCCCATGTGATTGTAATGTTTAGCTCGTATGTTGACCGTTTTAACACCTTCAACCATCAGTGCCAAACCTATACACCAGTGCAATTGAAATTCTAACGTAGACATTTCCAAACTAAAATTCAGgaccttctttcttttttatcttcTACATGTGCTACTTTTGTACCTTGTCATAATCATCACTTATTTTATCTAGTTTTGTATGACCACACACCATTGACATTTCTACAACACTCATTTTTTCGATACGCACTCAAGCCATACCCCATCATTAGTCTCACAACTGTCTAACAAAACCTATCTTCCACTCTGGTATGTATCTCCTTATCGCATGACACTCCTCCGTTTCAACTATaagattttaatatatttgttgcCTCTTCGTCTATCAGAATATCACTCCATTGACGTGGAAACTGAGCCTAGACATATGAACAGTCAGTGAACTCACTTTGATGATCTCAGATCTGAATAAAGAAGTGTTGTGGTGAATAAATGATCAATGTAATACTAGTTTATCCTCACAGTAAGGAATTAATAAGAGAAATGATAtcaaatattttgtaatttCCCAAAATAAAGCATCAATTGTGACAAATGGAGTATTGATAAAAAGTCCTGAACAACAGAACCAATGATAGTTGGTAGGGAGGGGTCCGTATATGACTAAATTCTAAATTGAAAGGTAAACTAGCAAGTAAACATGATGGATCTTTTCAATCCACATCTGACAAAAGCTGAAAAAAACAAGTACTTAGAGAATGGAAAGGAAGAGAACTTGAATGAAATGGTACTTCACTGTGGTTCTTGTCTTCTTATCATAAACAAACTAGAGTTCTCACCATTCCTCAAGTTTCTCAAATGAGTGAAGTATCAATTGAAGTATAACAATCAATAATAGATGTTGATATTTTACTAAAATTACCCGCTCACAGACAAAATCTCTAACTCACCCCCTTCCGTTACAGCTCAAATCAATGTCAACCACAAAATTGCATTGAGTTTTTGATCAATGATATTAATTTGTCACACCTTTTTCCCAATACAGCTGTACTTGGGTTTGAAGGGAAAGGATTGGTAATTGTTTTAAGCATAcagaagaaaatatataaaggtTGTTCCACAGCCTAAAAAACATTGTGAGCACTAAGACTGCCTTTCTGAAATGGCCCCTGGGGCTTTGGTCTAGTGGTAAGAGCAGATCACGTATTGTGCGGGTCAAGAGCACATCAGGGGTTAGAAGCGTGTTGCAAACAAAACCCTGGTAGTTAAGGAAAGAAGGGCAGAGGATCGGGTTCATTATCCACCAGATTTCGATCCATGTGCCAAAGGCCCTTGGGAATTTTTCAGTTgtcagaaaagaaaaaagaattttcaaaCGGCTTCAATCAGATAATCACAAGCTTATGTGCCAACAAGGGCCTTTGAATATAGGTTTTTGATGTAGGCCAAGAGAGGAGATCTCAGGCCTATAATGGACAGCAAAGATGCAGCATATCTGGGACTGATTTTGTGCTGGTATTTAGCTGAATTCAGAAACAAATCCCTAGGGATTAGAAAGCCTCTGGAGGAGCCAAAGGATCGGCAATAAATTAAACCATCAAGAAGGAAACAAGTAAACAAGCAAACAGAAGGTTCTCTGTTGGCCTGGTGATGAATAtctaaaaagaagaaaaggtcTAGGAATTCCAGCT is part of the Solanum stenotomum isolate F172 unplaced genomic scaffold, ASM1918654v1 scaffold11981, whole genome shotgun sequence genome and encodes:
- the LOC125849965 gene encoding F-box/LRR-repeat protein At3g48880-like; translated protein: MDKGDAPVRRWEDLDSNILVKILQSFDLFQLTYAIPQVCRAWQLACSDPLLWKTLDLSVLQSNFIRISIEPYVFVDTPSREKLTRLLQICMNLSRGNIETLIFHYNLYVDENQLTYTANRCPRLKRLVMPAWEKLEKPAIRRAIRKWKDLESLTMPSLEKPAYVIKKIARSCKKFSELKIMGTCDILFASTLVSFLPNLKVLSVRCTELSKHALVILLEGLTQLKVLNISHCIITEDLPPPAPMKILTE